One region of Catenuloplanes indicus genomic DNA includes:
- a CDS encoding STAS domain-containing protein yields MSTVELAGELTIHAAAEQAPRLLAALEEKSVLRVRLADVTEIDTAGLQILLLTRREAARIGSTVEFRDASPAVREALAIVHLDPALEAMS; encoded by the coding sequence ATGAGCACCGTGGAGCTGGCCGGTGAGCTGACCATTCACGCGGCGGCCGAGCAGGCGCCGCGGCTGCTCGCCGCGCTGGAGGAGAAGAGCGTGCTGCGGGTACGGCTGGCGGACGTCACCGAGATCGACACGGCCGGGCTGCAGATCCTGCTGCTGACCCGGCGCGAGGCGGCCCGGATCGGGTCGACGGTCGAGTTCCGGGACGCGAGCCCGGCGGTACGCGAGGCGCTGGCGATCGTGCACCTGGACCCCGCTCTGGAGGCGATGTCGTGA
- a CDS encoding monovalent cation/H+ antiporter complex subunit F → MTVSGVILTLLLCAAAGLTLYRILRGPAVLDRVIATDVLLAVVVAAIAAEAALSRDATALPVLVVLSILGFVGSVSVARLGSSTAEPDTAASAAAAQSDTDPAALNVPAHGGRS, encoded by the coding sequence ATGACCGTCTCCGGCGTGATCCTGACCCTGCTGCTCTGCGCGGCCGCCGGGCTGACGCTCTACCGGATCCTGCGCGGGCCGGCCGTGCTCGACCGGGTGATCGCGACCGACGTGCTGCTCGCGGTCGTGGTGGCCGCGATCGCCGCGGAGGCCGCGCTCAGCCGGGACGCGACCGCGCTGCCGGTGCTGGTGGTGCTGTCCATCCTCGGCTTCGTCGGCTCGGTCAGCGTGGCCCGCCTCGGCTCGTCCACCGCCGAGCCGGACACCGCCGCGTCCGCCGCGGCCGCGCAGTCCGACACCGATCCGGCCGCGCTGAACGTCCCGGCCCACGGAGGCCGGTCATGA
- a CDS encoding response regulator: MGKTILVVDDSASVRQVVSIALKGAGYDVLVGTDGKDALAKLDGRRVHLIISDVNMPNMDGITFVTEAKKLPAYKFTPIIMLTTESQEDKKRQAQAAGAKAWVTKPFQPEQMLAAVSKLIAP, from the coding sequence ATGGGGAAGACCATTCTCGTGGTCGACGACTCCGCGTCGGTGCGGCAGGTGGTCAGCATCGCGCTCAAGGGCGCGGGCTACGACGTGCTGGTCGGCACGGACGGCAAGGACGCGCTGGCGAAGCTGGACGGCCGCCGCGTCCACCTGATCATCTCCGATGTGAACATGCCGAACATGGACGGCATCACGTTCGTGACCGAGGCGAAGAAGCTGCCCGCGTACAAGTTCACGCCGATCATCATGCTGACCACCGAGTCGCAGGAGGACAAGAAACGCCAGGCGCAGGCCGCGGGCGCGAAGGCGTGGGTGACGAAACCGTTCCAGCCCGAGCAGATGCTCGCGGCCGTCAGCAAGCTGATCGCGCCATGA
- a CDS encoding Na+/H+ antiporter subunit E: MRRATLLERAVAVAGMVAVWLLLWGNAGPFTILGGVVVAILALTMFPLPSVPFGGRISVAGIVLFAACFLRDLLLASVQVAWLAIRPGRVPASAIIAVPLRAGTDLHITLTAAALSLIPGSLIVEADRARAILYVHVIGVSTAEDVERARAAVIRLETRILHATGVPRTTGAGEPAVPAPAGATAVHVDDMSHVDGAPSTHAAGALATQGAGASARADGASVHRDDATGRVGGRPGSGAARATPGEKAGRRFGAGRDVQARRVTPAAEPVIDTEVRTDEEERA, encoded by the coding sequence GTGAGGCGTGCGACGCTGCTCGAACGCGCGGTGGCCGTGGCCGGCATGGTGGCGGTCTGGCTGCTGCTATGGGGCAACGCCGGCCCGTTCACGATCCTCGGCGGCGTGGTGGTCGCGATCCTGGCGCTGACGATGTTCCCGCTGCCGTCCGTGCCGTTCGGCGGCCGGATCAGCGTGGCCGGGATCGTGCTGTTCGCCGCCTGCTTCCTGCGCGACCTGCTGCTGGCCAGTGTGCAGGTCGCGTGGCTGGCGATCCGGCCCGGCCGGGTGCCGGCCAGCGCGATCATCGCGGTGCCGCTGCGGGCCGGGACCGACCTGCACATCACGCTGACCGCGGCCGCGCTGTCCCTGATCCCCGGCAGCCTGATCGTGGAGGCCGACCGGGCCCGGGCGATCCTGTACGTGCACGTCATCGGCGTGTCCACCGCGGAGGACGTGGAGCGGGCGCGCGCGGCCGTGATCCGCCTGGAGACGCGGATCCTGCACGCCACGGGCGTGCCGCGGACGACCGGCGCGGGCGAGCCGGCCGTGCCTGCTCCGGCCGGTGCCACGGCCGTCCATGTTGACGACATGAGTCATGTTGACGGTGCGCCGTCAACTCATGCTGCCGGTGCGCTGGCAACTCAGGGTGCCGGCGCGTCGGCACGTGCCGACGGCGCGTCGGTACACCGTGACGACGCGACCGGTCGCGTCGGCGGCCGGCCCGGTTCCGGTGCGGCCCGGGCGACCCCGGGTGAGAAGGCGGGCCGGCGTTTCGGCGCCGGGCGCGACGTCCAGGCGCGGCGGGTGACCCCGGCCGCCGAACCGGTGATCGACACCGAGGTCCGCACCGACGAGGAGGAGCGCGCATGA
- a CDS encoding chemotaxis protein CheA, with protein sequence MSFTDDDATEALDIFITEARELLESLEEGLLGLEADPDAAETVNAVFRSAHTLKGSAGLFGLSHLVSFTHVVETLLGHVREGEVRVTPELISALLPCADHIAGVIEGVAAGRLSATPEEETAGSALLARLTPFLPGSFAAAAPAPDDAAAPAGPGARGWRLSLRFGPDCLRNGMDPLSFVRYLGTLGTLDRVTIDDSALPEAADMDPETSYLAFEIDLLTDAPKPEIESVFEFVREDSDIRITPLAAASYVDYIEAMPQRDRLGDVLLESGAVTPTEIDTALRIQRERSLSVPIGQVLIEEGLADPAVVEAALSRQRKVADSRSGDTQTIRIDAGRLDRLIDLVGELVIAQASTTMLAAGAEAQGEVTRLIDEVRHSALSLRMVPIGMTLRRFERVVRDVCVDLGKQVQLTITGGDAEMDKALVERISDPLLHLVRNSLDHGIEPPAERVRCGKPADGSLRLHAYHDAGNIVIEVADDGRGLDRDRILAKAVDRGLVPATATLTDAEVYDLIFEPGFSTAETVSNLSGRGVGMDVVRRNVAALRGSIEVESVRGHGATIRIRLPLTLAIIDGFLVGVGPSSFIVPLDRVTECVELPPGPQGRDCMNLRGEVLPFIRLRQIFGIPGTPARRQNVVVVEQSGQRTGLVVDALMGEFQTVIKPLGPLFANLKGVSGSTILGNGDVALILDVGPLVSEHTDHERARQAPVPVG encoded by the coding sequence GTGAGTTTCACCGACGATGACGCGACGGAAGCGCTGGACATCTTCATCACCGAGGCCCGCGAGCTGCTGGAGTCGCTGGAGGAGGGCCTGCTCGGGCTGGAGGCGGACCCGGACGCGGCGGAGACCGTGAACGCGGTGTTCCGGTCCGCGCACACGCTCAAGGGCTCGGCCGGCCTGTTCGGCCTGTCGCACCTGGTCAGCTTCACGCACGTGGTGGAGACGCTGCTGGGGCACGTACGCGAGGGCGAGGTGCGGGTCACGCCGGAGCTGATCAGCGCGCTGCTGCCGTGCGCGGACCACATCGCCGGGGTGATCGAGGGGGTCGCGGCCGGCCGGCTGTCGGCCACGCCGGAGGAGGAGACCGCCGGGTCGGCGCTGCTGGCCCGGCTGACGCCGTTCCTGCCGGGGTCGTTCGCCGCCGCCGCTCCCGCACCGGACGACGCCGCCGCGCCGGCCGGTCCCGGCGCGCGCGGCTGGCGGCTGAGCCTGCGGTTCGGGCCGGATTGCCTGCGCAACGGCATGGACCCGCTGTCCTTCGTGCGCTACCTCGGCACGCTGGGCACGCTCGACCGGGTCACGATCGACGACTCCGCGCTGCCGGAAGCGGCCGACATGGACCCGGAGACCAGCTACCTCGCGTTCGAGATCGACCTGCTCACCGACGCGCCCAAGCCGGAGATCGAGTCGGTCTTCGAGTTCGTCCGCGAGGACAGCGACATCCGGATCACGCCGCTCGCCGCCGCGTCCTACGTGGACTACATCGAGGCGATGCCGCAGCGGGACCGGCTCGGCGACGTGCTGCTGGAGAGCGGCGCGGTCACCCCGACCGAGATCGACACCGCGCTGCGCATCCAGCGTGAGCGCTCGCTGTCCGTACCCATCGGCCAGGTGCTGATCGAGGAGGGCCTCGCGGACCCGGCCGTGGTCGAGGCCGCGCTCAGCCGCCAGCGCAAGGTCGCGGACAGCCGCTCCGGCGACACCCAGACGATCCGGATCGACGCCGGACGCCTCGACCGGCTCATCGACCTGGTCGGCGAGCTGGTCATCGCGCAGGCCAGCACCACCATGCTCGCCGCCGGCGCCGAGGCGCAGGGTGAGGTCACCCGGCTGATCGACGAGGTCCGGCACAGCGCGCTGTCGCTGCGCATGGTCCCGATCGGCATGACGCTGCGCCGCTTCGAACGCGTGGTCCGCGACGTCTGCGTCGACCTCGGCAAACAGGTGCAGCTGACGATCACCGGCGGCGACGCCGAGATGGACAAGGCGCTGGTCGAGCGGATCAGCGACCCGCTGCTGCACCTGGTCCGCAACTCGCTCGACCACGGCATCGAACCCCCGGCCGAACGGGTCCGCTGCGGCAAGCCCGCGGACGGCTCGCTGCGGCTGCACGCCTACCACGACGCCGGCAACATCGTCATCGAGGTCGCCGACGACGGCCGCGGCCTGGACCGCGACCGGATCCTCGCCAAGGCCGTCGACCGCGGCCTGGTCCCGGCCACCGCCACGCTGACCGACGCCGAGGTCTACGACCTGATCTTCGAGCCCGGCTTCTCCACCGCGGAGACGGTGTCCAACCTGTCCGGCCGCGGCGTCGGCATGGACGTGGTCCGCCGCAACGTGGCCGCGCTGCGCGGCAGCATCGAGGTGGAATCGGTCCGCGGCCACGGCGCCACGATCCGCATCCGGCTGCCGCTGACCCTCGCCATCATCGACGGCTTCCTGGTCGGCGTCGGCCCGTCGTCGTTCATCGTGCCGCTGGACCGGGTCACCGAGTGCGTGGAGCTGCCACCGGGCCCGCAGGGCCGGGACTGCATGAACCTGCGCGGCGAGGTGCTGCCGTTCATCCGGCTGCGCCAGATCTTCGGCATCCCCGGCACCCCGGCACGCCGCCAGAACGTGGTGGTGGTCGAACAGTCCGGCCAGCGCACCGGCCTGGTGGTGGACGCGCTGATGGGCGAGTTCCAGACCGTCATCAAGCCACTGGGCCCGCTCTTCGCCAACCTGAAGGGCGTCAGCGGCTCCACCATCCTCGGCAACGGCGACGTGGCCCTCATCCTGGACGTCGGCCCCCTGGTCTCCGAACACACCGACCACGAACGCGCCCGCCAGGCCCCGGTCCCGGTCGGCTGA
- the mnhG gene encoding monovalent cation/H(+) antiporter subunit G: MIDVIAVVLMIGGALLCLAAGIALLRFPDLLSRMHATAKPQVLGLLLILIGCGLRLRDPVDVTTLVLVAVFQLATAPVAAHMVARSAYRTNRFRADLLVVDELAPAIDTPQQ, encoded by the coding sequence ATGATCGACGTCATCGCGGTCGTCCTGATGATCGGCGGCGCGCTGCTCTGCCTCGCCGCCGGTATCGCGCTGCTCCGCTTCCCCGACCTGCTCAGCCGCATGCACGCCACCGCGAAACCCCAGGTCCTCGGCCTGCTGCTGATCCTGATCGGCTGCGGCCTGCGGTTGCGCGACCCGGTCGACGTGACCACGCTGGTGCTCGTCGCCGTGTTCCAGCTGGCCACCGCGCCGGTCGCCGCGCACATGGTGGCCCGCTCCGCCTACCGCACCAACCGTTTCCGCGCAGACCTGCTCGTCGTGGACGAACTCGCCCCCGCCATCGACACACCCCAGCAGTGA
- a CDS encoding ZIP family metal transporter, with product MLEAAFWGFVGGFALLVGAVLGMVRPVPDRVVGVVMAFGAGVLISTVSFDLVEEAFLEAGAVPVGIGILAGAITFFAGDAIVDRRGGDRRKHPAANAGGAALALVLGAMLDGIPESAAIGVSLLGGGAVSTAVVAGVFLSNVPESLSAAVGLRASGRSVRWILGLWAGVAVVSAVAAALGYALLGGAGAATIAVVQAFAAGAILTMLADTMVPVAVKYSGPLVGIVTCAGFLLAFMLTHA from the coding sequence ATGCTGGAAGCGGCGTTCTGGGGTTTCGTCGGCGGGTTCGCGCTGCTGGTCGGCGCGGTGCTCGGCATGGTCCGGCCGGTGCCGGACCGGGTGGTCGGCGTGGTGATGGCGTTCGGCGCCGGTGTGCTGATCTCCACCGTCTCGTTCGACCTGGTCGAGGAGGCGTTCCTCGAGGCGGGTGCGGTGCCGGTCGGCATCGGCATCCTGGCCGGCGCGATCACGTTCTTCGCCGGGGACGCGATCGTCGACCGGCGCGGCGGCGACAGGCGCAAACATCCGGCCGCGAACGCCGGCGGCGCCGCGCTCGCGCTGGTCCTCGGCGCGATGCTGGACGGCATCCCGGAATCGGCCGCGATCGGTGTCTCGCTGCTCGGCGGCGGCGCGGTCAGCACCGCGGTGGTCGCCGGCGTGTTCCTGTCCAACGTGCCGGAGTCGCTGTCCGCCGCGGTCGGGCTGCGCGCGTCCGGGCGGTCCGTGCGCTGGATCCTCGGCCTGTGGGCCGGCGTCGCCGTCGTCTCCGCCGTGGCGGCCGCGCTCGGTTACGCGCTGCTCGGCGGCGCGGGCGCGGCCACGATCGCGGTGGTGCAGGCCTTCGCGGCCGGCGCGATCCTCACCATGCTGGCCGACACGATGGTCCCGGTCGCGGTCAAATACTCCGGCCCGCTGGTCGGCATCGTCACCTGCGCGGGCTTCCTCCTCGCCTTCATGCTCACCCACGCCTGA
- a CDS encoding Na+/H+ antiporter subunit D — MTFLVPLPVVVPLLGAAVTLLLTRRPRAQRTVSLTALSTTLIVSLALLVLATQDGALAVAVGGWGPLGIVLVADQLAALMLVVSSAVTLCVLIYSIGQGMVDGVEDTPLSVYHPTYLILTAGVTNAFLSGDLFNLYVGFEILLVASYVLLTLGSTENRIRAGTTYVVVSLLSSLIFLTALGLVYAATGTLNMAQLVTRLDALPDNLRLVLQGMLLLAFGIKAAVFPLSSWLPDSYPTAPAPVTAVFAGLLTKVGVYAIIRTETLLFPEGRVADLLLVVALLTMVVGILGAVAQSDIKRLLSFTLISHIGYLLLGIGLATPAGLSASIFYTAHHIVVQTTLFLVAGLIEMRGGSTALDRLGGLARLSPILGLLFLVPALNLAGIPPFSGFLGKVGLFQAAAGVGGWLAWALVAGGAITSLLTLYAVARVWNLAFWRNPNPAMPGVAPDEVNPVDRVPAVTLSVTGRSVPVSAGDERGAYAAGRTVAPRSSAVPLDDRDAADESAVRLPGMMVGPTIALVALGTALTVAAGPLFSIAATSAADLIGRDAYVRTVADLPEVGE; from the coding sequence ATGACGTTCCTGGTACCGCTGCCGGTCGTCGTCCCGCTGCTCGGCGCGGCCGTCACGCTGCTGCTCACCCGGCGCCCGCGCGCCCAGCGGACGGTCAGCCTGACCGCGCTCTCCACCACGCTGATCGTGTCCCTCGCGCTGCTGGTGCTCGCCACGCAGGACGGCGCGCTCGCGGTCGCGGTCGGCGGCTGGGGGCCGCTCGGCATCGTGCTGGTCGCGGACCAGCTGGCCGCGCTGATGCTGGTGGTGTCGTCCGCGGTGACGCTGTGCGTGCTGATCTACTCGATCGGGCAGGGCATGGTCGACGGCGTGGAGGACACGCCGCTGTCCGTCTACCACCCCACGTACCTGATCCTCACCGCGGGCGTGACCAACGCGTTCCTGTCCGGGGACCTGTTCAACCTCTACGTCGGCTTCGAGATCCTGCTGGTCGCGTCGTACGTGCTGCTCACGCTGGGCAGCACGGAGAACCGGATCCGCGCGGGTACGACGTACGTGGTGGTCTCGCTGCTGTCGTCGTTGATCTTCCTGACCGCGCTCGGCCTGGTCTATGCGGCGACCGGCACGCTCAACATGGCGCAGCTGGTGACGCGCCTGGACGCGCTGCCGGACAACCTGCGCCTGGTGCTGCAGGGCATGCTGCTGCTCGCGTTCGGCATCAAGGCCGCGGTCTTCCCGCTGTCCTCCTGGCTGCCGGACAGCTACCCGACCGCGCCCGCGCCGGTCACCGCGGTCTTCGCCGGGCTGCTCACCAAGGTCGGCGTGTACGCGATCATCCGGACCGAGACGCTGCTGTTCCCGGAGGGGCGGGTGGCGGACCTGCTGCTGGTCGTGGCGCTGCTGACCATGGTGGTCGGCATCCTCGGCGCGGTCGCGCAGTCGGACATCAAGCGCCTGCTGTCCTTCACGCTGATCAGTCACATCGGCTACCTGCTGCTCGGCATCGGGCTGGCCACACCGGCCGGCCTGTCCGCGTCGATCTTCTACACCGCGCACCACATCGTCGTGCAGACCACGTTGTTCCTGGTCGCGGGCCTGATCGAGATGCGTGGCGGCTCGACCGCGCTGGACCGGCTGGGCGGGCTCGCCCGGCTGTCGCCGATCCTCGGCCTGCTGTTCCTGGTACCGGCGCTGAACCTGGCCGGCATCCCGCCGTTCTCCGGCTTCCTCGGCAAGGTCGGGCTGTTCCAGGCCGCGGCCGGCGTGGGCGGGTGGCTGGCCTGGGCCCTGGTCGCCGGCGGCGCGATCACCAGCCTGCTGACGCTGTACGCGGTCGCGCGCGTGTGGAACCTGGCGTTCTGGCGTAACCCGAACCCGGCGATGCCCGGCGTCGCGCCGGACGAGGTGAACCCGGTCGACCGCGTGCCCGCGGTCACGCTGTCCGTCACCGGCCGGTCGGTACCGGTCTCCGCGGGCGACGAACGTGGCGCGTACGCCGCGGGGCGTACGGTCGCGCCGCGGTCGTCCGCCGTACCGCTGGATGATCGTGATGCGGCGGACGAGTCCGCGGTGCGCCTGCCCGGGATGATGGTCGGCCCGACGATCGCGCTGGTCGCGCTCGGCACGGCGCTGACCGTGGCGGCCGGGCCGCTGTTCAGCATCGCGGCCACGTCCGCGGCAGACCTGATCGGACGCGACGCGTACGTGCGGACCGTCGCCGACCTGCCGGAGGTGGGGGAGTGA
- a CDS encoding sigma-70 family RNA polymerase sigma factor, translating to MTDVVTELEAYRPELTGYCYRMLGSAFEADDAVQDTMVRAWRGFDRFEGRSAVRSWLYRIATNVCLSMLTGAQRRVRPMDLGPAGSGHATSPGAPLADATWLGPIPDDPAVVVAGRETVRLAFVAALQHLPPRQRAVLILREVLAWSAAEVADLLDMTVAGVNSALQRARATLAGTTPGDVRTVTDTAQNALLDRYVRAFEAYDMDALTALLHEDATLSMPPVPLWLRGPADIRAWMTGTGAGCRGSRLVPITINGLPGYAQYRTTGPWSLIALEITDGRIAAVTNFLDVARLFPRFGLPMTGPAGSGVPSVS from the coding sequence ATGACCGACGTGGTGACCGAGCTGGAGGCCTACCGGCCCGAGCTGACCGGGTACTGCTACCGCATGCTGGGCTCCGCGTTCGAGGCCGACGACGCCGTGCAGGACACGATGGTCCGGGCCTGGCGCGGCTTCGACCGCTTCGAGGGACGGTCAGCGGTGCGATCGTGGCTCTACCGGATCGCCACGAACGTGTGCCTGAGCATGCTCACCGGCGCGCAGCGGCGCGTCCGCCCGATGGACCTCGGGCCGGCCGGCTCCGGGCACGCCACGTCACCGGGCGCTCCGCTCGCGGACGCCACCTGGCTCGGCCCGATCCCGGACGACCCGGCCGTGGTCGTCGCCGGGCGGGAGACCGTGCGGCTCGCGTTCGTCGCCGCGCTCCAGCACCTGCCGCCCCGCCAGCGCGCCGTGCTGATCCTGCGCGAGGTGCTGGCCTGGTCCGCCGCCGAGGTCGCCGACCTGCTCGACATGACCGTCGCCGGCGTCAACAGCGCGCTCCAGCGCGCCCGCGCCACGCTGGCCGGCACCACGCCCGGCGACGTCCGCACGGTCACCGACACCGCGCAGAACGCGCTGCTCGACCGCTACGTGCGCGCGTTCGAGGCGTACGACATGGACGCGCTCACCGCGTTGCTGCACGAGGACGCGACGCTGTCCATGCCCCCGGTTCCGCTCTGGCTGCGCGGCCCGGCCGACATCCGCGCCTGGATGACCGGCACCGGCGCCGGGTGCCGCGGCTCCCGCCTCGTCCCGATCACGATCAACGGCCTTCCCGGGTACGCCCAGTACCGTACGACCGGCCCGTGGTCGCTCATCGCCCTGGAGATCACTGACGGCCGGATCGCCGCGGTCACGAACTTCCTCGACGTCGCGCGCCTGTTCCCCCGCTTCGGCCTGCCGATGACCGGGCCGGCCGGCTCCGGCGTGCCGTCCGTGAGCTGA
- a CDS encoding alpha/beta fold hydrolase — protein MTYAEVNGINLYFEEIGEGSPLVLLHGGLGSGEMFGAILPALTARHRVILPDLQGHGRTADIDRPIDVRTMADDIAALIDHLGLDRPDVAGYSLGGGVALQLAIRHPGKVGRLVAASAGIRRDATDPEILAQQGQVTGAAVEFMKDTPMYELYQRVAPRPEDFPRLLDKIGESMAVDYDFTEEVRGLQVPTLIVAADADMCPVSHFAEVFALLDGGVRDGGWDGSGRPKGGHALAILPGLTHYNLVDSPLFAQVTLDFLTTP, from the coding sequence ATGACGTACGCCGAGGTCAACGGCATCAACCTGTACTTCGAGGAGATCGGCGAGGGCAGCCCGCTGGTCCTGTTGCACGGCGGTCTCGGCAGCGGCGAGATGTTCGGGGCGATCCTGCCGGCGCTGACCGCGCGGCACCGTGTCATCCTGCCGGACCTGCAGGGCCACGGCCGGACCGCGGACATCGACCGGCCGATCGACGTCCGCACGATGGCGGACGACATCGCCGCGCTCATCGACCACCTCGGGCTGGACCGGCCGGACGTGGCCGGCTACTCGCTCGGCGGCGGCGTCGCGCTGCAACTCGCGATCCGGCACCCGGGCAAGGTCGGCCGTCTGGTCGCCGCGTCGGCCGGCATCCGCCGGGACGCCACCGACCCGGAGATCCTCGCCCAGCAGGGCCAGGTGACCGGCGCCGCGGTGGAGTTCATGAAGGACACACCGATGTACGAGCTGTACCAGCGCGTCGCGCCGCGCCCGGAGGACTTCCCGCGCCTGCTCGACAAGATCGGCGAGTCGATGGCGGTCGACTACGACTTCACCGAGGAGGTCCGCGGTCTCCAGGTGCCCACGCTGATCGTGGCGGCGGACGCCGACATGTGCCCGGTCAGCCACTTCGCCGAGGTCTTCGCGCTGCTCGACGGCGGCGTCCGGGACGGCGGCTGGGACGGCTCCGGCCGCCCGAAGGGCGGCCACGCGCTGGCGATCCTGCCCGGCCTGACCCACTACAACCTGGTCGACTCGCCGCTGTTCGCGCAGGTCACACTGGACTTCCTGACCACACCCTGA